A single window of Sulfurimonas crateris DNA harbors:
- a CDS encoding translocation/assembly module TamB domain-containing protein — MIKRVYTFLHFTTLLALLGAAIILIALFQKDVVPYLAQNYLKEYDVEYKGIEGTLFSGVIVSGVKYKDSIEVDELRVNYNLLMLMSPTPRVSSISANGVFVDAKKLLETKSAETSSIFALNISKVDIQNVKAAYKGEIYSLNLTAIDIRLGETIDIRKILLEAETPYAALSLEGSVKENNLKGRSTLLPSEKFHNEYLGFLRYTPSKIELFFDISSKEADLKTSLKSVVFKDVEDLVLENIELHATYSFSDDFFTLYSDYTALYANNNIAIEQKSRVGLDGKATSNLEAKIVQDEFNLPFESFSVAIKRDENLTQFDLGAKDIVVNAQTKDFKEFLLKAKSIYADLDAKVELKNESIALTGELYPKSDAPHLREYNIDRFSKLNVFVLKNKESLRANIGTGKLSLTLFEDENGLVGVLKAGESKFDIKGSIQNREFMVEANIDSIRTLLIELELIDESLLFDASVILKAKVALKDGVEVDTRVDIPWYRLELDSQNIYTDRDSYVEFFYADREVIVKSYNIGVMQKRVYSKRASKISLSQNDIIELKEFWVYDNLLIGGELNYSEMSADVTIKSDKFRYESEDANVSVRVDIEASVNSNGSQSISGDIEILSGVITYVPKKEYAIKDEDIIIIQDIKPPKKEHEKRELNIRVYSSKPIEYKIKDVELLVTPNLVIYQEFGGLLQILGALQIHSGVATISDREFEFDESEIYFYDKHYANPYLNLNLHHYTLDNVDIEIYITNRVESPVFILSSNPQMSQDDIISYILFGEATSSIFDTTGKESRSSLGTLALGAGLKGFLSKSANLKIDTLNILTNEDGTLGYEIGKRFGKRVRMVYKNDDISSLTLQYSLSRSVRIDVDVKETGQGVGIFYIKDFKLEDTILK, encoded by the coding sequence TTGATAAAAAGAGTCTATACTTTTTTACATTTTACAACTCTTCTTGCACTGCTTGGAGCAGCTATTATCTTGATTGCTCTGTTTCAAAAAGATGTAGTGCCGTATCTGGCGCAGAACTATCTAAAAGAGTATGATGTAGAGTATAAAGGTATAGAGGGAACGCTCTTTAGTGGAGTTATTGTAAGTGGCGTAAAGTATAAGGATAGTATAGAGGTCGATGAGTTAAGAGTTAACTACAATCTTTTAATGCTTATGAGTCCGACTCCAAGAGTAAGCTCTATCAGTGCCAATGGAGTTTTTGTAGATGCCAAGAAGCTTCTAGAGACCAAGAGTGCAGAGACATCGTCCATTTTTGCTCTTAACATCTCAAAAGTAGATATACAAAACGTAAAAGCAGCCTATAAAGGTGAAATATACTCCTTAAACCTCACTGCTATTGATATAAGACTTGGAGAGACAATAGATATACGAAAGATACTCTTAGAGGCAGAGACCCCCTATGCAGCTCTCTCTCTTGAGGGGAGTGTTAAGGAGAATAACCTCAAAGGAAGATCTACTCTTTTGCCAAGTGAGAAGTTTCATAATGAGTATCTTGGTTTTTTAAGATATACGCCAAGCAAGATTGAGCTCTTTTTTGACATATCTAGCAAAGAAGCAGATCTTAAAACATCGCTAAAGAGCGTTGTTTTTAAAGATGTAGAAGATCTTGTTTTAGAGAATATAGAACTTCATGCGACTTATAGTTTTAGTGATGATTTCTTTACGCTCTACTCAGATTACACTGCTCTTTATGCGAACAATAATATTGCCATCGAGCAAAAAAGCAGAGTAGGGCTTGATGGGAAAGCTACATCAAACCTAGAGGCAAAAATAGTGCAAGATGAGTTTAATCTTCCTTTTGAGAGCTTCAGTGTTGCTATAAAAAGAGATGAGAATCTGACACAGTTTGATCTTGGGGCAAAAGATATAGTTGTAAATGCGCAGACAAAAGATTTTAAAGAGTTTTTACTAAAGGCTAAGAGCATTTATGCGGATCTGGATGCAAAAGTCGAGCTTAAAAACGAATCCATAGCGCTTACAGGCGAACTCTATCCAAAAAGCGATGCGCCACACTTAAGAGAGTATAACATTGATAGATTTTCCAAGCTCAATGTCTTTGTGTTAAAAAACAAAGAGAGCTTAAGAGCAAACATCGGCACAGGCAAGCTCTCTTTGACACTCTTTGAGGATGAAAATGGTCTTGTCGGTGTTTTAAAAGCTGGAGAGAGCAAGTTTGATATAAAAGGAAGTATTCAAAATAGAGAGTTTATGGTGGAGGCAAATATAGACTCTATTAGGACTCTTCTAATCGAACTCGAACTTATAGATGAGAGTCTGCTTTTTGATGCTTCTGTTATCTTAAAGGCAAAAGTAGCGCTTAAAGATGGAGTTGAAGTAGATACAAGAGTCGATATTCCTTGGTATAGGTTAGAGCTTGATTCTCAAAATATATATACGGATAGAGACTCTTATGTTGAATTTTTTTATGCGGATAGAGAGGTTATCGTTAAAAGCTATAATATTGGAGTGATGCAGAAGAGAGTTTATTCAAAAAGAGCCTCAAAAATTTCTCTAAGCCAAAACGACATCATTGAGCTCAAAGAGTTTTGGGTCTATGACAATCTGCTTATAGGCGGAGAGCTGAACTACTCTGAAATGAGTGCTGACGTTACTATAAAGAGCGATAAGTTTCGTTATGAATCAGAGGATGCAAATGTAAGTGTAAGAGTTGATATTGAAGCATCTGTAAATAGTAACGGCTCACAGAGCATTAGCGGCGATATCGAGATACTTAGCGGAGTAATTACCTATGTTCCAAAAAAAGAGTATGCTATAAAGGATGAGGATATTATAATTATCCAAGATATTAAACCGCCCAAAAAAGAGCATGAGAAAAGAGAGCTAAATATCAGAGTCTACTCGTCAAAACCAATTGAGTACAAAATAAAAGACGTTGAACTTCTGGTCACTCCAAATCTAGTTATCTATCAAGAGTTTGGCGGTCTATTGCAGATACTCGGCGCTCTGCAGATACACAGCGGAGTCGCAACTATCAGCGATAGAGAGTTTGAGTTTGATGAGAGCGAGATATACTTTTATGATAAACACTACGCCAACCCGTACCTAAACCTAAATCTTCACCACTACACGCTTGATAATGTAGATATAGAGATATATATAACAAACAGAGTCGAGTCTCCCGTGTTTATCCTCTCATCAAATCCGCAAATGAGTCAGGATGATATCATCTCCTATATTCTATTTGGTGAGGCTACCTCTTCTATTTTTGACACTACAGGCAAAGAGTCAAGAAGCTCTCTTGGAACGCTGGCTTTGGGAGCAGGGTTAAAAGGGTTTTTAAGCAAGTCGGCAAACCTAAAGATAGATACGCTCAACATTCTTACAAACGAGGATGGAACGTTAGGGTATGAGATAGGTAAGCGTTTTGGCAAGAGAGTACGTATGGTCTATAAAAACGATGATATTTCAAGCCTGACGCTGCAGTACAGCCTCAGCAGATCGGTGAGGAT
- a CDS encoding autotransporter assembly complex protein TamA, with product MKTKFLIYFLFSTLLLAETPLLFFSQNKEISSRELYDVLELHKPYFFEFYADEPTLEVKDVELTIEALKEYYRSKGFYHVEISYISDEGTITIIIKENKPIIVKTITYSAGLNIGKQIPFKEGDVFDADKFIQSKKDIKLLYAQSSFCKAELDAKAWIDIEKNLAYLNYKVLQNERCRFGEIEVMASKNIDAEILESILHIEEGEPFSSNKIDMSYKSLYGHEGISKAIIDTKVQRDNSVDLSLSVLENENPLRFQAGLGVSSDEGAMIMLGLKHRNFLGNLKTIGIETRVTQIKQSLKANFDMPLLNRNALGLEAGYENEDFVTFKESRVFVEPYLLQKRTPHLFKESIYIDRSKTYGSDDMILIPEHTIFLVSPKLEWSYDTRDKILDPTSGYFINSQIMGSLKSDISDATYYKFKATGGYILPIVDDYIAGFRATFGTLDIKDGDLPPSYRFFAGGMHSNRAYGYRKLGPTDERNNLIGSNSIVEATAEIRFEIYGNLRGVLFSDNTFLGNDSTPSYDNGYYSAGFGLRYRTPIGPIAIDVGFDIEDPTKQYAIHFHIGELF from the coding sequence TTGAAAACGAAATTTTTAATATATTTTCTCTTCTCTACGCTTCTGCTTGCCGAAACTCCCCTGCTTTTTTTTAGCCAGAACAAAGAGATCTCATCAAGAGAACTTTATGATGTGCTAGAGTTACATAAACCCTACTTTTTTGAATTTTATGCAGATGAGCCTACGTTAGAGGTTAAAGATGTAGAATTGACCATAGAGGCTCTTAAAGAGTACTATAGATCAAAAGGCTTTTACCACGTAGAGATCTCATACATCAGTGATGAAGGTACCATCACTATAATCATCAAAGAGAACAAGCCAATAATCGTCAAAACTATCACTTACTCTGCAGGACTGAATATAGGAAAGCAGATACCGTTTAAAGAGGGGGATGTTTTTGATGCCGACAAATTTATACAGAGCAAAAAAGATATAAAACTTCTCTATGCCCAGAGCAGTTTTTGTAAAGCCGAGCTCGATGCAAAAGCGTGGATAGATATAGAGAAAAACCTTGCATATTTGAACTATAAAGTTTTACAAAACGAGAGATGCCGCTTTGGAGAGATAGAGGTAATGGCGTCAAAAAATATCGACGCAGAGATACTTGAGTCTATATTGCATATAGAGGAGGGTGAACCTTTCTCTTCAAACAAGATCGATATGAGCTATAAGAGCCTTTATGGGCATGAGGGCATATCAAAAGCGATAATAGATACAAAGGTACAAAGAGACAACAGCGTTGATCTATCCCTAAGCGTATTAGAGAATGAAAATCCTCTGCGTTTTCAAGCCGGTCTTGGTGTAAGCAGTGATGAGGGCGCTATGATTATGCTTGGACTCAAACATAGAAATTTTTTAGGCAATCTAAAGACTATAGGCATTGAGACGAGAGTGACCCAAATAAAACAGTCTCTAAAAGCAAATTTCGATATGCCGCTCTTAAACAGAAACGCACTCGGCTTGGAGGCAGGTTATGAGAATGAGGATTTTGTCACTTTTAAAGAGAGCAGGGTCTTTGTGGAGCCATACCTTTTGCAGAAGAGAACACCGCATCTCTTTAAAGAGAGCATATATATCGACAGGTCAAAAACATACGGCAGCGACGATATGATCCTTATTCCTGAACACACGATATTTTTGGTCTCTCCCAAATTGGAGTGGAGCTACGATACCAGAGACAAGATACTAGACCCCACAAGCGGATACTTTATAAACTCACAAATAATGGGTTCATTAAAGAGTGATATATCTGATGCGACATACTATAAGTTTAAGGCAACGGGAGGCTATATTTTACCTATAGTGGATGATTATATTGCAGGATTTAGAGCCACCTTTGGAACGCTCGATATTAAAGATGGTGATCTCCCTCCATCTTATCGCTTTTTTGCAGGCGGTATGCATAGCAATCGTGCATACGGCTATAGAAAGCTGGGTCCGACTGATGAGAGAAACAACCTGATCGGATCAAACTCCATAGTAGAGGCAACGGCTGAGATACGCTTTGAGATATATGGCAACCTGAGGGGAGTTCTCTTTAGCGACAACACTTTTTTGGGAAACGATAGTACGCCTAGTTATGACAACGGATACTACAGCGCGGGTTTTGGTCTTCGTTACAGAACACCCATCGGTCCTATAGCAATTGATGTAGGTTTTGATATAGAAGATCCCACAAAGCAGTATGCTATTCACTTTCACATAGGAGAGCTGTTTTGA